Genomic DNA from Telopea speciosissima isolate NSW1024214 ecotype Mountain lineage chromosome 2, Tspe_v1, whole genome shotgun sequence:
CGAAGGGCATCGCTCAATTCGATTCAGCCAAAAATCAGATTTCgttttttttaaaccctgcCCTAGCCCTACGGTAAATGGTAGCTTTTGGGGGGAGGGAGTGTatcctatgccagcactcccatgagatACAAAACTACTTCTCAAAAAATGGTGATCAGGCAATACGCTAGCACCTATATCTCTGTCATCTTCGTTTGAAATGACCTCATTGGACTCTTATATTTGAAACCATTATgtcgcacctcattggtgcaaTCCTCTGTGCCGCAAAGTGCTAGTCAACTTTATTTAGATGATTGAAATTTGGCATGTAAGCAAGGGCCTATTTTTATCTATCTATATTCTATACACAAAATTTTAGCATCATCTAAATTGCCAATagttaaaatatatatagacCTATAAATTATTACATTGGAGATATAACATAAATGATTTCTCATAAACAGAtcataaattgaaataaaaattatactaAAGAGTTCATAAAGGCACTGTGAGGTGCCGCTTTTATCACATTTAAGATCTGTCCAAATCTTCATATGGGACAAAAAAAGATATACTAATAAAGGGTACAAGGTTCCCTCACTCTAAACCTCTATACAACATTcaccccaaaaataaagaaaaccctCTATACAACATGTACTTCCATATGACAATTTGGTTAATAACAAAATTTAGTTGATGGCATGTCTACAAAGTTTTTTGCAGAGACCAAACTAAAGGGCACAACTCGAGTCTGGTGGATCAAGCACCAGCAACAAAATCAGATTCGAGACATTGGATTAGTCACTACGTGGACATAGATGAGTGAAGTCATGAACCGGAAATTCTTGCCTATCAATTACAAGTAACGTATGTACCTCATGTTTACACATGCAGTTGAGACAGAAAAGCATGAGCGTTGAGGATTATGTTTTGCCAAGTTTTACTATTTAGCCATTCAATCTAATTTCGAGTGGGATGAAGAGGTATTGGTGGTGCGCTTCTGCAATAGTTTGCACCTTCAGATCAGTTCTGCATTAGCTAGCATCCGATAGACTGCCTACGATGAAGTATGTTGTACAAGTGACACATCAAGTAGAAGAAATTAAGTCTGAAGCAACTATATCTTCGGAAGACTTTACAGATACTTTTCTACGGGTGACAATTCCAATCAGCATAAATCTTCTCCATAGAAAAATTCGTTCAACAAACCATTGGCTAGTAACTCATCTATGGCATCTTCACGACCTAATCGACCATATTCTCCAGCTCGGCGTGGTTCTGAAGAACCTCTAATGATGCTAATTAAAGGTCGGTTATCATTAAGTGTTTTACGTGCAAATTAAGGGTATAGACATATTAGTGCTTAATTAGTGTTCCAATCGAtcattttgtaatttatattgaTAATGATCATAATTTTGTACTTTATGTCCGAGAAGAGCATCTGAATGTTGAGAAAGTTAATTTGGAGGTACAACGACATCAACCAGGTGATGTCGGCCACGTACGTCAGTAGTGATGAGGAGTGCCATCCATGTTATGTTCTCTTTTGATCACTCACAAGGTCTCTGAAGATGAATATCGGGGTACGGTTGTTGTAGAATCTTCCAAACCTGTCGCATGAAGTGCAATGACTAATTATGTAGCatgaaattaattaaattaaaaggcCGGGCAACAAAATTAAGTAGTAAGGGGAAGATGGAAAGGCCGGGTAGCTACGTACCCTGTAGAAGAACTAACTTAGATgcatgtttaccaaaaaaaaatgaaaaaaagaactaaCTTAATTAGATAAGAAGATAGAGATCATcagaatgaatgaatgaatgaagtATATTTATTGATAGTagttatttaaaataaatcaattcaattttcaatggggatggggatggggggAGAACGTagaagggagaaggggagggggTTGATCATCATATATCGATCAGATTAATAATGATCAAGAGAAGGGTCCGGTCCATTATAAAAACCTATGGTGGTGGCGAAGGACACAAGTGGATGGTGCAAATCCTAGTAGTTCTTTATTGGGGTCAAACTCCCAGATGTGATTCTGCTGCATTATGTTCCCAAGGACGGAGTGATAATTGCCTTCAAGCGCCATTTGAAACCCAATACAATTCACATTCGCGTCAACGTACATAAAATAGCTCTTGGGTGGTGGGCTGAATCGAGCCCCAGACTGGAACTGGATCTCAAACTTGGGCACTAACGACTCGTCGATGTTTTCATAATAGGTGTTGTTGTTGACCTTGAAGCAGGAAGCGAACGTATCATGCTCCACCTTTGGGAAACTTTTAAGTAATGGTTTCTCAAAGGCTTCCATGAGGGGATCGTATATTTCTTTAACCCAAAAGGTCAAGGTAGACCCGGAGTCCAAGATTATGGCTTGATCCTTTTCGAAGTTCAAAAGCTCGGCTGGGATCTTCAACTTCACCCCATCTACGTAGATTCCTTCCGCTGGGACTGCGTAAAGTTCACCCAGAAACCCAAGCTTCGTGTATTGCATGTTGGGAGGAATCTCTTCCCGTGGCCGGTTTCCGAATGTGAGGTAGTTGGTTTCACGCTTATCACTGAACCGGTCCATGAGACAGTAGGAGAACTTGCCATCGAAATCTTGGACTACACTTGGGCCGAAGGCATGGGTGTTACCACCCAGACCGAAGACGCCGTCTCCGTCGCTCAGGAATAAAGGATCAGACCCTTTAAATTCGTTGGTGCAACCTATCAACATGTCATGTAACTTCATCTTCGTACCGTTGGCTAGGATCACTGTCACCGATTCGTAGGCGTAGATGCCATTGGAATATGAAGTATCAGCGTATGAGTAAGAGTAGGCGCATGGAGACTTGGGTGTCGGACACTGTTTCGTTCCCATAGACATCAGACCCGCGAAATCTACTCGACACAACTTGCTGGAACAGGGTACGGTTCTGAAGGTTCTGGAACGTTCGGGAAAGAACATTCTCTTTGGTACCTTCCCCATCATCTTTTCAGCTAGACTGCCAAAGCCAACGGCATTGCTGCAAGAATCTCGCTGCGGCTGCCGCTGCCGCTTCCGCTGCCGTCTCTGCTTTCCCCGTCCCTGTTGTTGTccatgctgctgctgctgtctCTGCTTTCCCTGCTTtccctgttgttgttgttgctgctgctgcttatGGTATccattaatattaatattattattattattattattcttattaCACTTGTTTTTGAGGCTGCATTTAATCCAGGTGAGGCCGCTCCCTGTATCTATCACAAGAAGGAACAACTGAGCCGGCGTCCCGACTTTGAGAGTGACAAAGTATTGACCTTGGTGGGCATAGGCACCGGATCTAATTGGAAGCGAGAAGGAAGAGTTGTCCCCACCCAAAACACCACCACTCCCATGACCAACCTCGGGTCTACCACGACCACGATTTGGTCTACGATGATGACCACGATTTGGTCCATGATGACCGCGCTTAGGTCCATTAACTAATTGAGTTGCACGTCTCCTCGATGATGCGAGCTTGTGGGTGATCATCTCCATCCGATTCTTATCGACATCCATGAGTTCCTTGAGGCTCTCGGAACGATTTAACTTCTTCTCCCCAAGGAGCCTCTGATCGTGTCTGTGAATCATCTCAAAGTAAGccaaattagaagaagaagaagaagaagaagatgatgatgatgatgacgacgacgaagaagatgatgattcaGAGAATCCAATGATATTAAAGGAAATGCAGAGTAACAATAAGAACGGGAGGAGGGATTGCAACGACAttgtcgtcgtcgtcgtcgtcgtcgtcgtcgtcatcATCGACCTCGTCTTTAAAAAAAGCAAAACTAGGATTGGGTTATTTTTTATCCGATCTGATATGAACTGAGAAAGGGCGTGGAGCCGGAACGAAACTTAGATTTCCTGGTTAGAGGAAAATCTGTGTCTCCGTGTCTCCgggtgggtgggggtgggggggggggggtggtggccTCCACTCCTTTcttctaaattaattaatattccACCCTTCCTATTCCACAAAGAAGGTTGGGAGGGGTGGACAAGAAATAAATATACAATGGACGTACGCATCCATTAAATGTCTTCATTCTCTATTATTACACTGCCTTTCTTTCTGCCTGAGAAGGAGGAAAAGTCAGTGAGTGTTTACGTGAATATGAGCGTTTTCAGAAAAAATGGGTGGCTGGGAGACGGAGCAGGGGTAGCAACAGAAGCTTGCGTACCATTTCCTCTGACAAGTGTACGCCCTACCTCCTCACTATTAGAGTTTTTTAGGGTCTCCTTCCGTCCGTTGCGTTacctatttttctttcttattactATTTTTTCCCTCCCCCTACTCCCTAATCAAGCGCAATCGCCGGTGCAAATGCCAGCTACTGTGTGAGCGGGGAATCTTCACGTACGTCAcagtcgttcagatggaatccaatctGTTAGAATATTCCATTTGAACGATTGTGAGTCATTTACATatgctcacgtacgtgaagaaTCACCAGACTCAGCTATTGTCGCTCttagttgagacttgagaccaGGTAAAAAAGAACTCCTCCAGCAGCCaccactcactcactcactcactcactcaggTATATGGGATTATCTACATCTACTTTGTCTCTTTACTCATACCATTGGATTGGTATCAAATCGGCCTCAATCGATATCGATCCAATCTGATAAATATCGAGGGATATCCAATCCGAGATTGCGAATCATACATCAAAAGGAATCAACAAGAAACAGACTTTTACACGCACAGATAAAGAGAGGCCAATTGATCTGCTAGAGTTGATAACTGAATTTTTGTCTCACCCTACTTTTGGAAAAGTTCTATCTTTCTATGTTGGTTAAGTTGAAATCGGAcaaacaatctctatcttggtttttgggggtttttattatttcatgttattttatttggtccaTTCAAAACAAAGTGGTCTATTGCCATAAGAAACCAGATCCAGTTTGAATGATGAAAAATATTGATCGTCGGTTAGTTGATTTGGAATTATACCCCCCTATTATTCACCTCTCTGATGTATTTTACCAGTCTGAGGAGATTCCTCAGTCTACTTCTTCTCACTTACCTATTTTTAAATTTCCTGTTTTAATCTGTGCAGAATTTCAAATCACAGAATTAGGAACTGCAGGATGGGGCTTATCTCCTTTTGATAGATAGCAATTTTAAGTTGGCTGCTACAGGCTCGATCAAATCTTCCCACAAGTTGGAATCAGAACTAGTTTGTATTCATCAAGGGCTAGATCATGCCTCCAGTTTGgatttgaagataaaagaagtgtGGTGTTCAAATCAGCTGATCCCCGgccttcttccatctccaaataCCATTCCTTGGCCGTGGCATCTCCTTCAACATCTTTTATATATCAACTCTATTGCCCAGGACCTGAACTTAAAGTTTAGAATGACAAGGGATTCTTTGTGTTCTGCTGTAATTTCTAACATAGCCATAAAGGCCTTGGACTCCAACTCCTTTGTATATTCTTCTTTTTAGTTTATAAAATTTTAttctcatccaaaaaaaaagaaggccaATTGATTGGTcattctaataataataataagggaaaaaattctttgtccgggagtgtggcctacgccagcactcccatgagtctatctctctcctcttcatgtgaaaagacacatctgcccccttgttttaaggagagagatagacacatgagagtgctggcgtaggccacactcccgtacagaaaactacttccctaataataataattaataataaggAAAAATTTTACGGACATTCCctatatataagtatataatatcacagacaccccaaactttggcaaaatatcaaccttccccttgGCGTTAAGCACAGTTAATACCCAAAGtttaaatgtctatttttccccctttagtaatttcaataaaaaaactcttattccatcatcttccctgTTCTTACCGTTGGAGCTCGTTGGAGCATCTTCTTACTGGAGGAGAACTGGATCAGAATCGCTACTGTCTAAATGTGAAAGACACAGAGAGAAACGGGTGAGCTCGCATCCCTTCTCTACTGCTGCAACCCATCGTTCCGGCCATTGTTCGTCGCTGCTGTAAACACATTGTCTGGAGATGTATCTCTGGACCAAATTTGTTTTTCCAGATCAGCTGTGAGCAACATCCCCTCTCCCTTGGTGAACTTTCAGATACCCTTTTCTCCCATAGTGATGATCCCCTGTTTGCCCTTTTCCCCTTCCACCGATCTGCTGTTACAGTTTTCCATCTGGTGCAATCGCCTGTTGCAACCCCCTTCGTCTCAAATGATGTTGGCATCAGTTCTATACGATCAAAGAACAGATGGGGTCAAGAGGTAAATCCCAACATTGATCTTGTTCCCACAAATAATTTGGGCTTTCGCACAGGAAGGGAGAGAAGGCAGACGATATCAACGGGGAGAGCAAGACATTCCTGCAGAAGGCAATACAGGAGCAGGGGAGGGGATAGAGAGCAAGATGTTTCTAAAGAAGCTGATACAGAAGTATGAGAGCTCTAAAACCCGAAGCTTCTGTAGGTCTCCAATGAGCGAAGTAGATGGAAGATTCAAAGCTGAAATTAGGTGAAGCAGATTGGACAACAAGTAACAAATGCTCAGTAGCTTAATGGATCCGATCAGCCACAAACCAATAGTTCTGTTGCTGCTGCAAGCAAGGATGAGGAGatcaaaaatgtattttttaaaCCATTACATTCTTGACTTCTAGTGTCAAATTCATAAAGCTTGTAATGGAATTCCAGCTGTATTCTTGAAAAGAAATGTATTATTACTGATCAATAATGCAagtttatgtttgttttttttctccttaGTTCTGTTCAGACTGCTTGTCTACTGTTGTTGCTTGTAAGCTACTTGGGCCTCTTACACTTATATTCTTCCCCTTTGATCATTAGATCAGAAATTTATTTTCGGTGGCAGTGTTTTGTCTCTTTCTTCCTCAATCTGTGCGTTCCTTGTAAATTTTGTGCGTTGctgtgagagatagagagagaatagCCATTTCTTTGTGTAGGTGGGGTTGGACTGAGTCAATAGCCAGAGGCGTTAGAAATGGCATTGTCAGCAGTAGCAGCGTCTTGTGGTAAGATTGGGAACAGAGCAGGGAGAACCAGGTGGAGAGTGTaccggagacggagaagaaggggaCAGAGAGAGGGGAAATTATAAAAACATCCCCACTTCAGAAAAAGAGTGTAAATAAAGTTAAGGGTAATAACGGAAATAAAATACGGTTACAATGAAAAGTTGTAACCGAGGTGAGGTGGTTACAAACAAACAGACCCtttgtaatttggggttttacccttaagggtattacgGATTTACGGTAGGTTCACCCTCtgataagggtaattttatcattataaaagaattaacagTAACTTAACTGTACAGACCTAACAGAGTGgattaagttgaaataaaataaaaaagaaagaatgtcTTTGATATTTTGCCAAAGCTTGGGGTATTCATGACATATTGTATACTTACAGGGGTATCCGTAAAATTTTCCCTAATTATAATATCCATACATATTATGCAAtctgataaaataaaatttaagaaaataaaggagaagATCCTTTAAGCTAGTGTTTTGGGTGACAGGGTGAAGCTCAACATTAGAGCAATTGAGTCAATAAGACTCAGACTAGACACGTAATCAGCACATTCTTATTTTAGAAATAAAAGTTTATCTTTATCTAAATATTTCAGATTAATGATTGGTTCAGGTTATTTAGTTGATCATGGCTTATTTAAGTTGAATTTAGACCCAACATTTTCTCACTCACTCTTCATACCTTTACATGTGAATGACAATTTTGGAATAAAACAAAATTggttaaatgaaaattttacattGTGGCGTATAAGATAATCACATGTATCCAAAAAAGAAGACAATAAATGAAACGATTggttaaagaaaaaatagagaTATAAATTTTGCATATTGAATAAATCTATTTATGATTGAAACAAGCTTCACGTCAATAGTTTCTTAAATTTAGAGAGGTAGTAAACTCGATCATGTGGTTTTGTTGAAAACATCATTCACCAGTATATCTACTTGAAGACTAGTAGGAGTTCATATATTTTCTTGATATTGTATGTTGATAACATATTAATGGCCATTAAAAAGTATTGGTATTCTTTAAGAAATTGAGAAATTCTTCACAATGCACTTCGAAATGAAAGATATGGGTagttacataaaaataaaaaataaaagaagatatgggtgaatatttttttattctttggaGATAAATTAAAAAAGTTTCAATCTCCTAAAAATGAGTTTTGTTATTGTTATGGGGAGTTTAGTCTATGCTCAAATCCGTATTCATCCGGATATGTCTTTTACTGTTGGTGTTATACCTGCACTCGAGagtctatttatttattatttatcctCGTGGTATGTAGACTATGCTGCCTTGTTTGCCGGTGAGCTTTTCACCATGATGATCAAAGGATAAGTTACTAAACCTATTTTATCACTTGTTTCCTTCCTCTCAAAGTCCTTGAGGTGCAGGCCTAAACCCGGACCTTTTTTATACTTTATCTGCCCTTTCTTGTTGCATAGTATGCAGGGTCCTGCATGGACCCGACCCTGCATCTGATGCTGCTGTTGTGGCGGTTTTGAGCGAGAACTTATGTGGGGCTCACATGCCCTTTGTTGAGGATGCTGTCGATGCCCTGTCATGGTTGACTACTACCCTAGActcccttttattttggtgaGCTCTTGAGTGGGCCCTTGGGCCCAAGTCATGCTTGAAATAGGTTAATGTACTTTAGACATTAAAAGACCTTAGCCAAACTAGGCTCAAGCTTTATTCTAAAATGAAGCCCATTGGGCCCAAGTTGTGTTTATAATGGAGTTTAATTGAGTTTAGATGGATAATGTGTTTGTGGTTCATTAAGCGACTCTACCCAAACAACCCCTAAGTGAACATTTAAGCCACCCTACCCAAACAGGCCCTAGATTTATAACTAAGAGACCCTAGTCAAACATGCTTTAGTAatgcattttctataaataggatATCTAGGGCAATCCTTTAGccattctctatttcttttctagCTAACCTAAATcgtaagagagagaagagttttgaagcaaggaggagaaggaggagatgaagaaggGATCGATTGCTTGTGCTTGGGTCTATTTGGTGCAGCCTTTGTGTACCTCAAATAGGTAGGCCAAGTGCTCTTTCCTcgtttctcccttcttttttctctttttctgttgAGCTTAGATGGCTCTCCTTGATTAAGTTTTGAGTTGAGGGTTCCTCTAGGAACCAAATGGTTTAGCCTAAGCTATGTttttgggactccattaatgTGGTAAAGTCCTATAaggacctctattttgacctcctgttaaatctatttgattctagaGTTTCAACCACCAAaagaaaccccaaatctggattttgagcAATTGATCATTTAAATCCCTCAATCCTTTGATGGTGGGTACTTCTAATACCTTAATAGACCAtaggacaccccctccctagtcccttggaaCTTAAAGAATCACATGGGACAAATATGGGCTGTTAAGGACCTTAAAATCGCATCTGGGttgcatcggatgcaaggtcggaggcatgCGATGTTGAATCCGATGAGGCCTGAGCCTATAGGAAAGGTCGGatgcatgcgatgttgaatcTGATGTTAAATCCAATAAGGCCTGAGCCTGCTAGGAAGGTCggatgcaaggtcggaggcatgTGATGTTGAATCCGATGTTAAATTCGATgaggcctgagcctgcagggaaggttgGATGCTAGGTCGAAGGTATGCGATGTTGAATCCGATGTTAAATCCGCTgaggcctgagcctgcagggaaggtcggatgCATGCAATGTTGAATCCGATATTAAATCCGATgaggcctgagcctgcagggaaggtcggatgCAAACTCAGAGTCCTGCGATGTTGCTTCCGATGCTGTTCTGAAGCCTATAACTTAGGTAATTTGCTGGGGCTTCTCTATGAGACCCTCCCTACACTCTTACTTCCTTGGGCATCAACACACGTGCAAGGGAGTGAATTTGAACAGGAATCGtcgcgcttatacaaattctattaCAAGTAAtcagtgagtgggttttgggtgattgcTTGGATTGTTTATACTAAGTGTATATTTATTATACCACTTGTATCATCATTGAATATGTTGCACAATTACATTACTTATCTTGATTGTGGATTTATATGATGACGTTATGAAAGGTATTTCATATAAACATATGTATATTGTGCTACTTGCATCATCATTGAACATGCTGCATAATTGCATTATTCACTTTGATTATGGAATGATATGTCGATGTTGAGAATTATGTTTCATTTTTGTATTGAGTGACGGTGCCGGAAAATGTCGGCACCGGGACCCCAGAAATGTATGTAAACTTACATTGCATGCCATGATGATCTGTATGCatcgtgttgtgctggtacccgtgTGTTGGATaaaatgggacgttgatacactCGGAATACCTTTCAACACGAGAGGaagcatgtagtataactggGTTAGGACttcgttccctatgctacgacccttactaatagggatttaggtgttgggtaactagAGCTCCTgatgcctgtggagagttagaaaGGCCAGActaggggtagtaatggttatcaaAGTTTACCTTTGGGTGGTGATGCTTACGACCGGTGTGGGCCCCatggtaataattgaggttgcattatGGTGAACATAGAatgatccacaatgtcttcccgagttattgcaatagcatatacccattgacttaccattgtgtgttaggtggtaaatgaattaataatggcatgcatcataaactatttgtgattgtgtgattgtgcatcccctttttaCTCTCACTAgcttagtggagctaacccccatGTACACaattctttttagattgtgatgcaaATGATTTTGGTATGGTGGAGCCATAAGTCGTGACTGAAGATCATGGTGATGGTTGCCCCTTGATGATTGTGCATACGGGCcgtactgttacttgggattcgataccattttgttattttgagaGCCTTGTgttttgtataaacttttatttattaccttctggtagctacttgatggtcataggaatttcgTAACAATGCTACTTATTATCTCTAGCTAGTGAACATCttgtaattatttaattttcgtTTTCGCAAATTctgacctatcttggaatgtaatattcttttgtcttccgtactctgatattattatattttaatattaatttatgACTATGGATTGagacactatatctgtgatcctggtagcttattgGGATAACGTGCGTCGTCCTAATCACACCTTTATcgtattttatcccttatcgggataggggtgtgacagttgATATGCTTGGCAGATACTTGAATTTGAACATTGGAAAGTTGCCAAGAAGATTttaaggtgtttttttttttaaatttttaaacaGGGTATCAAAGATCTTATGCTCATTGACCACTTTGAGGTGATTGGAtttttttatgaagactttGTGGTTTGCTATGATGTCACGTCTTAGGTTATGCTGATAATTAAGGAACTTCATTTCAGGACTTCATGTGGCAGATAGCATCTCAAGACAACTGAAGATTTATTCCTACTATTCCATCCGAAAGTAACCTCTAGATCTTATATCAGGTAGAATTCTCCAAGACATGTAATACACTAAT
This window encodes:
- the LOC122651247 gene encoding aspartic proteinase NANA, chloroplast-like, giving the protein MIHRHDQRLLGEKKLNRSESLKELMDVDKNRMEMITHKLASSRRRATQLVNGPKRGHHGPNRGHHRRPNRGRGRPEVGHGSGGVLGGDNSSFSLPIRSGAYAHQGQYFVTLKVGTPAQLFLLVIDTGSGLTWIKCSLKNKCNKNNNNNNNININGYHKQQQQQQQQGKQGKQRQQQQHGQQQGRGKQRRQRKRQRQPQRDSCSNAVGFGSLAEKMMGKVPKRMFFPERSRTFRTVPCSSKLCRVDFAGLMSMGTKQCPTPKSPCAYSYSYADTSYSNGIYAYESVTVILANGTKMKLHDMLIGCTNEFKGSDPLFLSDGDGVFGLGGNTHAFGPSVVQDFDGKFSYCLMDRFSDKRETNYLTFGNRPREEIPPNMQYTKLGFLGELYAVPAEGIYVDGVKLKIPAELLNFEKDQAIILDSGSTLTFWVKEIYDPLMEAFEKPLLKSFPKVEHDTFASCFKVNNNTYYENIDESLVPKFEIQFQSGARFSPPPKSYFMYVDANVNCIGFQMALEGNYHSVLGNIMQQNHIWEFDPNKELLGFAPSTCVLRHHHRFL